The nucleotide sequence acgatgagaccttctcacccgtagcgatgcttaagtctgtccgaatcatgttagcgattgccgcattttatgattatgaaatttgacaaatggatgtcaaaactgcattcctgaatggatttctggaagaagagttgtatatgatgtaaccggaaggttttgtcgatccaaaggaagctaacaaagtgtgcaagctccagcgatccatttatggactggtgcaagcctctcggagttggaataaacgttttgatagtgtgatcaaagcatttggttttgtacagacttttggagaagcctgtatttacaagaaagtgagtgggagctctgtagcatttctgatattatatgtggatgacatattactgattggaaatgatatagaatttttggatagcataaagggatacttgaataagagtttttcaatgaaagacctcggtgaagctgcttacatattgggcattaagatctatagagatagatcaagacacttaattggacgttcacaaagcacataccttgacaaagttttgaagaagttcaaaatggatcaagcaaagaaagggttcttgcctgtgttacaaggtgtgaaattgagtaagactcaatgcccgactactgcagaagatagagagaaaatgaaagatgttccctatgcttcagccataggctctatcatgtatgcaatgctgtgtaccagaccggatgtgtgtcttgctataagtctagcagggaggtaccaaagtaatccaggagtggatcactggacagcggtcaagaacatcctgaagtacctgaaaaggactaaggatatgtttctcgtttatggaggtgacaaagagctcatcgtaaatggttacgttgatgcaagctttgacactgatccggacgattctaaatcacaaaccggatacgtgtttacattgaacggtggtgctgtcagttggtgcagttctaaacaaagcgtcgtggcgggatctacgtgtgaagcggagtacatagctgcttcggaagcagcaaatgaaggagtctggatgaaggagttcatatccgatctaggtgtcatacctagtgcatcgggtccaatgaaaatcttttgtgacaatactggagcaatagccttggcgaaggaatccagatttcacaagagaaccaagcacatcaagagacgcttcaattccatccgggatctagtccaggtgggagacatagaaatttgcaagatacatacagatctgaatgttgcagacccattgactaagcctcttccacgagcaaaacatgatcagcaccaaggctccatgggtgttagaatcattaccgtgcaatctagattattgactctagtgcaagtgggagactgaaggaaatatgccctagaggcaataataaagttattatttatttccttatatcatgataaatttttattattcatgctagaattgtattaaccggaaacaaaatacatgtgtgaatacatagacaaacagagtgtcactagtatgcctctacttgactagcttgttgatcaaagatgttatgttttctagccatagacatgagttttcatttgattaacgggatcacatcattaggagaatgatgtgattgacatgacccgttccgttagcttagcacccgatcgtttagtatgttgctattgctttcttcatgacttatacatgttcctatgactatgagtttatgcaactcccgtttgccggaggaacaatttgtgttctaccaaacgtcacaacgtaactggatgattataaaggagctctacaggtgtctccaaaggtacatgttgggttggcgtatttcgagattaggatttgtcactccgattgtcggagaggtatctctaggccctctcggtaatgcacatcacttaagccttgcaagcattgcaactaatgagttagttgcgggatgatgtattacggaacgggtaaagagacttgccagtaatgagattgaactaggtattgagataccgacgatcgaatctcgggcaagtaacataccgatgacaaagggaataacgtattttgttatgcggtctgaccgataaagatcttcgtagaatatgtgggagccaatatgagcatccaggttccgctattggttattgaccggagacgtgtctcggtcatgtctacatagttctcgaacccgtagggtccgcacgcttaacattacgatgacagttatattatgagtttatattttttgatgtaccgaaggttgttcagagtcccgaatgtgatcacggacatgacgaggagtctcaaaatagtagagacataaagattgatatattggacgactatattcggacaccggaagtgttccgggtgatttcggagaaaaccggagtgccggagggttaccggaacccctccccccaggagaagtaatgggccttatgggccttagtggatagagagagggctggcctagggcaggccgcgcgcccctccccctctggtctgaattggactaggagaggggggcggcgcccccctttccttctccatcttccccttcctttccccctcctagtaggagtaggaaagaggggagtcctactcctactaggaggaggactcctcctcctggcacgccctgcaagggccggccggcctcccccttgctcctttatatatggggccaggggggcaccccatagacacaacaattgatcattgatctcttagctgtgtgcggtgcccccctccaccatagtccacctcgataatactgtagtggtgcttaggcaaagccctgcgtcggtagaacatcaacatcgtcaccacgccgtcatgctgacgaaactctccctcaacactcggctggatcggagttcgagggacatcatcggactgaacgtgtgctgaactcggaggtgccgtgcgttcggtacttgatcggtcggatcgtgaagacgtacaactacatcaaccgcgttgtgctaacgcttccgctttcggtctacgagggtacgtagacaacactctcccctctcgttgctatgcatcaccatgatcttgcatgtgcgtaggattttttttgaaattactacgttccccaacaaatgtacctagcaagacttacatcagaactagctacatatggtGGTGGAGTTTAagtgcagcaagccagcttgactcggtggctgtcctaaactacgactgcaagtaactctttcgaggtggcgcacacgagtccacatattcaccatatcaatacaccactatggatccgcttctgtctccctacgagaaggccatccatagcactcacacttatcttgcgagttttagagtatccactttcacttgtctatgaactgtacaggcaacccagaggtcctttaccgcggacgcggctattcaaatagatgatcacatacgctctcaccacttaccgccttTTACACGACATGtagtcggcaaccttcaagcggaagcccaacgagggtgtcggccacggcctacctaaacactcaagtctcagtccaggtttatcgcctattcaggttccatccgcagggagtccggccgaggtttccacatacgactccgaacgatgtgtacagggttctgcgacaccaaacgggcgcccggcatacccgaccacgtgcctaccgcatcacagcccacccctcgggtcagtgctgcgcacggcctccagcatactacaaacaccagaaactacttgcaactcctggacagaggacaagggtggttaagaagccgagagagtcaattaaggatcccaatgtgtggtagtagttgttcatggatcacaaacacagaacttagttcctgaggacggtttcaatgagacagcccaccatgtactcctacatggcctctcgccgctacctttaccaaatcgtgttcacacacttagctctcaacagtaagacatgttcacacacctccaattcatccccgatgaatcatacctgactcaactctaagcagtagcgggcatgacaaacaagcatgaatgagtaggcacatcagggctcaaacaactcctactcatgctagtgggtttcatctatttactgtggcaatgacaggtcatgcagagggaaaggggttcaactaccgcagcatgtaagagttgaattgttgttgtcctaatgcagtaaaagagagcaggagtgagagagtgggattgtatcggaatgaacaagggggttttgcttgcctggcacttccgaagatagtaatagctcttcatcggtgtcatcgaactcatcgtcggaaccacgtttactgagaggggacaataccgtcAAATAAGGaagaaacataatcaatgcaatgcaacaatatgatgcatgatcatgacatggcaatatgctgttgattgaactaatgcagctagcaaccatattaaatgaagttggtttgaaccctaggttcaaattcaaaccccatatgttaatattcaaatgccattcacttagtTTGTCCTAAACAGTGATGTTAACATGCTCAAACATGTATGGATATGGCATAAacatattcttcatatttttctaatcatttttcatatataaattatttcattctgagctacggttgatcttatatgatttttagaagttttgggtattttctgaaaataataaatcatttctgatttatttcaaAATTCCAGAAAGTGATTACTGCGTCAGGctgacgtcagggtgatgtcagcaagtcaacaggggcgggtccaggtcaaacctgaccagtgggtcccactggtcagtgtcacggtgctagttagggtcactgacatgtggacccagtcaatggccacgtcagcatggtcaatgctgacgcgtggggccactgtgattagttaATACTAAGCAGAAACTAATCTAAGTTTAATTAGTtagtggggcccagctgtcagtgtcactaggtgttgactaagtgcgtcattagccctaactaatctgccacgtcaccctcaccggagttacgccggcggcgaccaaaacgcagtggaggcgcactggagtggctcgggtttcgcctacaggccACCGTTTGACGCGCGGAAGGGCGCGTTTGAAAGAGGGAAGCGAGGCGCATCTGTGGGTGGCCGTGGTTCGAGTGGGGGTGGACGGAGTCAACGGCGACGatctcttttgcggccgccggagtttggGCGTGCACTGAAACGGGGCTACGGAGCacgacatgaagatctggtgggtgtgctcggctcctgggagtgctctgagtGCAGCGGTGGGTCCGGTCGCGTGCTTGCACGACCGTAGACCCGTAGTCGCGGTGGCGACATtaccggcggcgaggagctgtcggctccgatggccacggcggctagaaggcgcggacgagcacggggagagaggggaaagaggcaggggctcacggcgaatccagcagaggcaacggcgaggccggggagagactggagctcgcgaatccccgaAGAGTTCGCCGgcgaccagaggttgaagacgatgtcggggacgacgttgcagggcttccggcggggcgcggctcggtggagaggaagagggggtcgaggcggagcctctgagcgcaacgacgaggcgaggcagtggctgtggccacggcggtgctcgttggcggcgacggctgcgctcggcgcgggtgagagagagaggcagagGGGAGAGGGGCCACGGGGAAGGGTGAGAGGGGTCAAGGGGTTGCGTGGCGTCTCTGTGGCGTCGTCTAGGCGCACTGGGGGGgaagccaggcaggcagggagggaggaggtggccggcgcggggcgggcacgcgcctccgtcctcgtggcaggaggaagacgacaggggaggggccaggtggctgggctggccagctgggccggccaggtgggctttggtgggTGCCAAGTAGGtatcttctctctctctgcttttcctattttagtgtctgttttctattattctgtagtctttagggctttactaaaaatatttaaacagatccaaaaatcatgaaactgctcaatgacactgtttggaatataaccaacagcaaacattttagtttatgattatttgagcatttaaaatattatatagcatttaaatgcccaaatgcaaatagagtatgatttaattcagtgacccaatattgtcctagaaaaatgtgaaccatttttgacagaggttctagaccaaggcaaagatgatgaacattatagaagggcatttcaggttcattgaaaaagtatttagtaaccctagttggtttaagtggtgttgggggtttctgtcatcccatttcaactttctgagaaaatttaacatgatgacataatgatcatgcaaggacaagcaaaggctaagctagggctATGACAGTGATCTTCAACACCGTACCAAAATCAGATGAATAATTGTCGTACGCATAGCAGGTCTCTAGTTTTCATTTTAAACTACTTGATGTACGACACTACTTGTCCGATTTTAGTACAACATGCAATCCAACGGCGTGTTGCAATCGGTGCTAGGTGTCGATGGTTCGCATAGCAGTTCTCTCTAGTTTTTCTTTGAAACTACTTCATGTACGACACCACTTGTCCGAATTTGGTACACCATGCAATCCAACGGCGTGTTGCAATCTGATGCTAGGTGTCGATGGTCCGATCTTCAACATCGTACCAAAATCAGATGGTAATTGTCGTACACATAACAGGTCTCTAGTTTCTTTTCATGTTGCTGGGATAATTTTATTAGAGCCCTTGATTTGATTTGGCCGAACCACAATTACACTCACAAACCAGACTGGAGATGTAATTGGTATCTACTCGTGTGCTGAATATAGTGGTGCAGCGGTGGGGAAATCTCCCCCccatgaaaattcaaaaaaaaatatatAGTGGTGCAGTGTACTTCGTACTACCTCTTCTGTTtttaaatataagacatttttgcagttTAAAACGTCTTGTATTAGGAACAGAGGGTCGTCAGTCATATCCTTGCCAGGTTTGCCTCTTAAGGATCCAAAACCTTGAAGTGATCCACGGCAAATGAAAATGCAAAATAGAAAATCCTTAGCAGTCGCAGTTAGGAGGTCAGAAGAAAGAACAATTTACACACCTCTTTTGTCTTTTGACCATGCGCCTCCGCAATATATTACACACCGGTCATTTGTGATATTACACCAGCCAACTCTAATAGTTGAAAAAATGAAGCAAAGTTCATGTAACAAACATTACAAGGCTTGAGAATTAAAACTTGATATAACTAATGAGAGGGGAAAGGCACAACCCATACAGCATCATATAATATGAAAACACTGGATAGTCACAATCATTTGACAGAATGACACTGACTGCATGGCTTCTTGATATTTAGCTGAACATTAGAGGGGACCTTCCCCACGATGTATTTTTCGATAGCCAAAACTGCCTTGTGGGCATCTCTGATCATACGTTTTCCTATAGGAGAGCTGCAACCACCAATTTCATGGACAGCCAACCTATCAACATGCTCATAATCAGCACCATATATGGTGTCTAGTGTAAGATTCTCGAGTGATGTTGCACTGTCAAGAATATGGCATGTTAGCTCAATCATGCTCTTTGCAGAGCAAAAGCCATCAATCTTCACGTTCTTGATACTCACGTGGTGGCGTTCTGGCATCTTTCTCAGAAGCGAGTAATCTCCAGATACAGAATCATGCTTCATGCGAGTCTGGTATACCTGCACAGGTAAAACAGGCATGAATTACCGGTTCCTCATATATAAGATGCCTTCACAAGACGGAAGAACGACTTACAGACaattcaaaagtttccaacacagGACAAGCATCCAGGAAAAAAGCTAGAGACAAATAATCATAAGCTGGGGAAAAGGCCCCTTCTGCAACAGAAAGACAAATCTCCAATAGCTTGAGGTGCAGGAATTTGGCACGTACGATTGGTGTATTAAGAACCTGCATAAAAGCATGTAGATTAATTATATTCTAAGACATGCTTATTACTACAACAGCAACATCAACAATGGCTAATCAAATAATGCTACTTACTCTTCAAGTAATAAATAGAGTTTAATGTACCTCACCAGCTGAAGAAATGATAAGAGTTTCAAGATTTGGCATAATCCGTGGAAGCTCGGCACGGGCATAATAAACGAGGTTATACTCCAAGGGCCACAACATCTCTAGGTTCTTCACTTGCAATGAATCTCCAGATAGAAGTCGTAGGAGAGTAGTATCAATATGAATTGTGCAAAGATTCGGAGCTTTGTTCTCTATCAGTTCCAGTGTTTTGCATCCAAACACTGTCAGGTGGTTGAACTGGTTTAGCAGGCACGGTATCTTCAGGCGGGTGATCTTATTGCATTggctaagattcaactccttcAAAACAAGAGAATTGGAAAGAAGGCACCATAACTCATCACCAGTGATGTGTACCCGAGACAGATGCAGCTTTCTCAAGCAACCAAGTCCAGCCACGGGATGGAAGGCACAACCTTTGAGGTTTAGATAACTAATCGATTTTCCACTTCCATTGAACAAAAGTGAGCATGGGAAGTTGTAGTACTTTGGATCGTATACTACTACAGGCAGCGAAAGTACAAGCTCTTCAAGCCCTGGGTTAACAGCAATCTTAAACCAACTTTTGAGGCGACTGGTGTAGATACGAGAACCACAGTACTGAAGCTTGAATGTCTTCACACCAATGCCTGTGTGTTTTTTCATAATTTCGTCAACTATTTTGGTGAACTTCAAAGCTAGTTTCTCCtctccagtcctcagtgttctctcACAGTAGGTGAGGTTCACGCCCAGTGTTTCCTGACTGAACGTGAGATTGGGGCGGCATCTCCAGGAATGTAAAAATTCACGAGACACACAGGCAGCTCGGGCAGCATCAGGCAGTGGTAGTAGGGCATGTATATGACACCAGATATCCTTAAAAGGTAAGGATGGGAGAAAAAGTTAATTGATGGAGTAAATTACATGCCAGGCGCTCATTGCAAAGTATTATAGCAGTGGGAAGATTAAGTATTACATCAACAAGTGTTTTCCCTTCTAACATTAGTTGCTTCCTAAAAAAAAAGGTCACCTGATTCCCCAACAGGGCTATTACTTATTCCTAAAAGGCACAATAGTGAAATAAACATTCTGGTGTGAACTTTGAAGCTAGCAGAAAGTGCAGAGGAAGCGGAAACTCTTCTTTGTACCTTGCAGAAATTTAGTTGAAGTAAAATGCTTCAAGAATACTGAAGTATCGCACCAGTGCTCCAATTAATCAAAACTGACCGCTTTTAGGTTGAATGAGCATACTTATTGCGGTCTAAAGCTAGAAAGACAAGAGATCATTTCTTCTTTCTGAAGTACCTTAACATAGACTACTTGATTAGTTTGAACGAGCATACTTATTGCAGTACAAGTATTTCATTTTCAGCATTCTATCTATGCCGTACCTCTGGAAGGTCTGGCCCTGAAAATCGCATTGTTTTGGTGCCTTGAGAATAGTCATCTTGTTCAGAGGATGACCTTGCTCTTTTAGACCCTGAAGGGATCGGTATACCTGCAATACATCATGCACGATGATGAATTCATTATGCCGACACTAGAAGAAAGCAACAAATTAAACTCAAGTACATGAATGCAGACACAGAAATTCTACTTTTTTTTCCATTATCTAACTTTTTGCACAGTAAGACAAACTCTTAAAAAAAGTTGTTTCAATTAAGGAAAACGTCAATTGAGCAAAGACAGTTTTGTCTAGAACATTGCAATCTCCACTGCTATCCTCACTCTCTGGTTTCATCTCACAACTCACAGAGCCATGGGCTACCATGATGACAGGTGGCACCTCTCAAGTCTCATATGACGCTCACTATATTTGGGTCTGTTGTTTGAGGGTATATTGCCATCTCATCACAAACAACAATAAACGATCAATACTTTTATCACCGAATTGAGTTATGAAATGCAAGCTGGGGTTAAAAAGTAGCTGGGTTGGAGGAGAACTAGCCCACTGAAACACTCTCCAAAAAGCTGGTGATTCGACAGTGCTAAAGGCTATCACGATCAACATTACGAAGAGTGGTGGTGAGGTGCAGAACAGTGCTACATCTGCAATCTGATGATCCCAAGCTCTGCTAGCTCTGCTGGTGGTGTTGTCATTGACGGCTACTATTATGTAATCTCTGGGAGTGTCCTCTGCTGTAGGACTGAATTTTGTGTGAAACTTTGCTGCTTTTGCTTGCTCGTAGGCCTACTTTTGGTGCTATCAGGTTTCAGCATTATGGTGCCAGTGCAGATTGCGGGCAGGCGCACTTGTTTCTTGATATTGCTTTGAACACTTCCTGATGGATATCACCAAAAACATATGGACAGTGTATTCCAGTCATGTGAGGACTGGAGAGAGGGTTAGCCCGGTTCAGAAAATAAACACTCCCTGGTAGATGGAGGAACAAACTTGCTCTCCGACAAATAAGATTGTACTGTAGCACAATCGACTAAAAATCAGACTGAAACAGCAAGATCATCCCGTATTTTAGATTCCATGATGAAACGGCGATAGAGTAGAGTACTGTACCTGGTGTGGGGTTTGGCGGCTTATTACTGCCGGCCTGGATTTGCTGGCGACGCTTCTTCATGGCGATGATGAGGTCAGCTAGCCCCATTGTGCGACGACGATATGCCTCTGGGTCGCAGCAGAAGTCAGGGATACTTTCCTTCTCGCGCTGCCTCTCCCGCTGGCTCTACCTATTTGGGGGAACCCCCGCCAAGCGCTCAAAGTCCAGTTTGGATCTCAGGGTTTGGAACGCGGGCCGCCGCCGTAGGGCGAGCGGGCATCAGGACACGACTCCGCCGCGGAGAGAGACAGGACGGGGCACAGGGGAGCTCCTACTCGCCGCTTATTGCGGCAAAGAGCCGATGCTTCGCATAGGGGCGGtctcaactgggccggcccattttcttGCCGCGAGGTAAAAAAATACTAAAGAACTGAGCGATCTGAGGATTCGAACCCCTGACTACAGACTACGTAGTCAGCTGCAGGAGCTGACTTTTGCAACGCAATAATTAAAGAAACCAAT is from Triticum aestivum cultivar Chinese Spring chromosome 1B, IWGSC CS RefSeq v2.1, whole genome shotgun sequence and encodes:
- the LOC123086611 gene encoding uncharacterized protein, whose product is MGLADLIIAMKKRRQQIQAGSNKPPNPTPGIPIPSGSKRARSSSEQDDYSQGTKTMRFSGPDLPEDIWCHIHALLPLPDAARAACVSREFLHSWRCRPNLTFSQETLGVNLTYCERTLRTGEEKLALKFTKIVDEIMKKHTGIGVKTFKLQYCGSRIYTSRLKSWFKIAVNPGLEELVLSLPVVVYDPKYYNFPCSLLFNGSGKSISYLNLKGCAFHPVAGLGCLRKLHLSRVHITGDELWCLLSNSLVLKELNLSQCNKITRLKIPCLLNQFNHLTVFGCKTLELIENKAPNLCTIHIDTTLLRLLSGDSLQVKNLEMLWPLEYNLVYYARAELPRIMPNLETLIISSAGEVLNTPIVRAKFLHLKLLEICLSVAEGAFSPAYDYLSLAFFLDACPVLETFELSVYQTRMKHDSVSGDYSLLRKMPERHHVSIKNVKIDGFCSAKSMIELTCHILDSATSLENLTLDTIYGADYEHVDRLAVHEIGGCSSPIGKRMIRDAHKAVLAIEKYIVGKVPSNVQLNIKKPCSQCHSVK